A window of Sebastes umbrosus isolate fSebUmb1 chromosome 3, fSebUmb1.pri, whole genome shotgun sequence contains these coding sequences:
- the LOC119485026 gene encoding uncharacterized protein LOC119485026 isoform X2, protein MAVSSAEILLISTCLCSVPGQLSDAVHLSPSDGSSLTSKLPGERSLICPTEPIQATEGARVILQCHLDPLLDLTDRTVDVRRPDLQDQDNVVLSYRHGRDYLDPQMSEYRNRTTLDHEDLAGGIITVGISSVNVSDNGTYRFYIPKLNTESNIYLNIEPTDQPKESKRFDSITTRPPVEDVTESGDRGPTVAVWKIALPSVIGGALLLLLLLLLLLLLVKLGVIKKCCQRPRGRRDEEANGHVLNHLMTSSAADNNQDGRRENGVQEQMTERCSAV, encoded by the exons ATGGCTGTTTCGTCGGCGGAGATATTACTAATATCAACCTGTCTGTGTTCCGTTCCCGGACAGTTAAGTGACGCCGTTCACCTGAGCCCATCGGACGGGTCTAGTTTAACCTCAAAGTTACCGG GAGAACGGAGTCTCATCTGCCCGACTGAGCCGATCCAGGCGACAGAAGGAGCTAGAGTCATTCTACAATGTCATCTGGATCCCCTGCTAGACTTGACTGATCGTACAGTGGATGTGAGGAGACCTGACCTCCAAGACCAGGACAATGTCGTCCTCTCCTATCGACATGGACGGGACTATCTTGATCCCCAGATGTCTGAATACAGAAACAGGACAACTCTGGACCATGAAGACCTGGCCGGAGGAATCATCACAGTGGGGATCTCTTCAGTAAATGTGTCTGACAATGGAACTTACAGATTCTACATTCCTAAGCTGAACACCGAATCTAACATTTACCTCAACATTG aACCCACTGACCAACCGAAAGAGTCAAAGAGATTTGATTCCATCACAACTAGACCCCCAGTGGAAGACGTGACCGAGTCAGGAGATCGTG GTCCAACGGTGGCTGTCTGGAAAATTGCCCTTCCCAGTGTTATTGGTggtgctcttcttcttcttcttcttcttcttcttcttcttctcctggtGAAACTCGGAGTGATCA AGAAATGTTGTCAGAGGCCCAGAGGACGGAGAGACGAAGAAGCAAACGGCCATGTATTGAACCATCTGATGACCTCATCAGCCGCCGATAATAACCAGGATGGCCGCAGAGAAAACGGCGTGCAAGAACAGATGACGGAGAGATGCTCAGCTGTGTGA
- the LOC119485026 gene encoding myelin-oligodendrocyte glycoprotein-like isoform X1 has protein sequence MAVSSAEILLISTCLCSVPGQLSDAVHLSPSDGSSLTSKLPGERSLICPTEPIQATEGARVILQCHLDPLLDLTDRTVDVRRPDLQDQDNVVLSYRHGRDYLDPQMSEYRNRTTLDHEDLAGGIITVGISSVNVSDNGTYRFYIPKLNTESNIYLNIAEPTDQPKESKRFDSITTRPPVEDVTESGDRGPTVAVWKIALPSVIGGALLLLLLLLLLLLLVKLGVIKKCCQRPRGRRDEEANGHVLNHLMTSSAADNNQDGRRENGVQEQMTERCSAV, from the exons ATGGCTGTTTCGTCGGCGGAGATATTACTAATATCAACCTGTCTGTGTTCCGTTCCCGGACAGTTAAGTGACGCCGTTCACCTGAGCCCATCGGACGGGTCTAGTTTAACCTCAAAGTTACCGG GAGAACGGAGTCTCATCTGCCCGACTGAGCCGATCCAGGCGACAGAAGGAGCTAGAGTCATTCTACAATGTCATCTGGATCCCCTGCTAGACTTGACTGATCGTACAGTGGATGTGAGGAGACCTGACCTCCAAGACCAGGACAATGTCGTCCTCTCCTATCGACATGGACGGGACTATCTTGATCCCCAGATGTCTGAATACAGAAACAGGACAACTCTGGACCATGAAGACCTGGCCGGAGGAATCATCACAGTGGGGATCTCTTCAGTAAATGTGTCTGACAATGGAACTTACAGATTCTACATTCCTAAGCTGAACACCGAATCTAACATTTACCTCAACATTG cagaACCCACTGACCAACCGAAAGAGTCAAAGAGATTTGATTCCATCACAACTAGACCCCCAGTGGAAGACGTGACCGAGTCAGGAGATCGTG GTCCAACGGTGGCTGTCTGGAAAATTGCCCTTCCCAGTGTTATTGGTggtgctcttcttcttcttcttcttcttcttcttcttcttctcctggtGAAACTCGGAGTGATCA AGAAATGTTGTCAGAGGCCCAGAGGACGGAGAGACGAAGAAGCAAACGGCCATGTATTGAACCATCTGATGACCTCATCAGCCGCCGATAATAACCAGGATGGCCGCAGAGAAAACGGCGTGCAAGAACAGATGACGGAGAGATGCTCAGCTGTGTGA